One genomic region from Candidatus Gastranaerophilales bacterium encodes:
- the uvrC gene encoding excinuclease ABC subunit UvrC — protein MKKEITIKDRLKLLPTLPGVYLMYDCTNTIIYVGKAKSLKNRVKSYFNKTLDTPKLRVMVPQIIRFEFVITDSEIEALILESHLIKKHKPKYNILLKDDKKFPWFFITQEDYPRILITRRNRDEQKRKGKYFGPYTNSRAMYSTLEHIKKLFPLKQCSTPRFKDRPCIYYQMGRCLAPCQKLVEPSEYKKIVAQVELFLSGRQGELVEELKKQMELYAQHQQYEKAAKFRDSYFDIKLAIEKQKVVDENLTSFQDVIGIVQDDIRFVISLLEIRTGRLLNKKNFEILKNETDSIQEAVLAFLKNYYLMQEGEEIPKEVLLPLEIETSERTLIESWLAQKRNRSCHLIEPKTGKKHDLIELANKNASSYLEELKINDLMQLQSDWNEVGSYIKEKLNLPKFPHIVECFDISHTQGSNTVASMVIFQDGKPLKSAYKKYKIHSTEGMPDDFQSMKEVIRRRYSRLIKYNLPLPDLIIVDGGKGQLSSAVEVLEELNAGNQPIVSLAKQLEEIFLPYQSNPVIIPFTSPALFFFQRIRDEAHRFAISFHRKLRETQALTSILDGVKYLGEKRKKALYEAFKDIKGIVKAKRKDLEKIVGKTCAKALYNKIRQSK, from the coding sequence ATGAAGAAAGAAATTACTATTAAAGACAGGTTAAAGCTTTTACCAACCCTTCCCGGGGTTTATCTGATGTACGATTGTACGAACACAATTATTTACGTCGGCAAAGCCAAGAGCCTTAAAAACAGGGTTAAAAGCTATTTTAACAAGACATTGGACACTCCCAAACTTAGAGTTATGGTGCCACAAATTATAAGGTTTGAATTTGTAATCACAGATTCAGAGATTGAAGCATTGATTCTGGAATCTCATTTGATTAAAAAACATAAGCCCAAATACAACATTCTGCTTAAAGATGACAAAAAATTCCCCTGGTTTTTTATTACACAAGAAGATTATCCGAGAATTTTAATAACCAGAAGAAACAGAGATGAGCAAAAACGCAAAGGGAAATACTTTGGTCCCTATACAAATTCAAGAGCCATGTACTCTACACTTGAACATATAAAAAAGTTGTTCCCCTTAAAACAATGTTCCACACCAAGATTCAAAGACCGTCCATGTATTTATTATCAAATGGGCAGATGTCTGGCACCCTGCCAAAAACTTGTTGAACCTTCAGAATACAAGAAAATCGTTGCACAAGTAGAATTATTTCTTTCAGGCAGACAGGGCGAACTTGTTGAAGAGCTCAAGAAGCAAATGGAATTATACGCTCAACATCAGCAATATGAAAAGGCTGCAAAATTTCGTGACAGCTATTTTGATATAAAGCTCGCTATTGAAAAACAAAAAGTGGTTGATGAAAATTTAACAAGTTTCCAGGATGTTATAGGTATAGTACAAGATGATATTCGATTCGTTATTTCTCTTTTAGAAATAAGAACCGGGCGTTTGCTGAATAAAAAGAATTTTGAAATTTTAAAAAATGAAACAGATTCTATTCAAGAAGCCGTTTTGGCTTTTCTGAAAAATTACTACCTTATGCAAGAAGGTGAGGAAATTCCCAAAGAAGTACTGCTTCCTTTGGAAATCGAAACAAGTGAAAGAACGTTAATTGAAAGTTGGCTTGCCCAAAAACGAAACAGAAGCTGCCATTTAATAGAACCTAAAACAGGAAAAAAACATGATTTGATAGAACTTGCCAATAAAAATGCCTCTTCATATCTTGAAGAATTAAAAATTAACGACCTCATGCAGTTGCAATCAGATTGGAACGAAGTTGGCAGTTATATCAAAGAAAAACTTAATCTGCCAAAGTTTCCTCATATTGTTGAATGCTTTGATATTTCTCATACTCAAGGCTCAAACACTGTTGCCAGCATGGTGATTTTTCAAGACGGAAAACCTTTAAAATCCGCCTATAAAAAATACAAAATACATTCAACAGAAGGAATGCCGGATGATTTCCAATCAATGAAAGAGGTTATTAGAAGACGCTATTCAAGGCTCATAAAGTATAACCTGCCTTTGCCCGATTTAATCATAGTTGATGGCGGCAAAGGTCAATTATCGAGCGCTGTTGAGGTTTTAGAGGAGTTAAATGCGGGAAACCAGCCTATCGTATCTCTGGCAAAACAGCTTGAAGAAATATTCCTGCCATATCAAAGCAACCCTGTGATAATTCCGTTTACTTCACCTGCATTGTTTTTTTTCCAAAGAATAAGAGATGAAGCGCACAGATTTGCTATTTCTTTCCACAGAAAACTGCGTGAAACCCAAGCTCTGACCTCCATTCTTGATGGTGTAAAATATCTTGGCGAAAAAAGGAAAAAGGCTCTGTATGAAGCCTTTAAAGATATTAAGGGTATAGTAAAAGCAAAGCGCAAAGATTTGGAAAAAATAGTGGGGAAAACTTGTGCAAAAGCGCTATACAATAAAATCAGGCAATCTAAATAG
- a CDS encoding helix-turn-helix transcriptional regulator, whose amino-acid sequence MQTSQNDKYTKKEILLRTVGKIIKEKRKQKGKGILLLAYEYDIPSSSLDKVEKGLRDPQLTTLWRIANALDMTFGEFIATLEQKLPKDFQLIEEK is encoded by the coding sequence ATGCAAACCTCGCAAAATGATAAATATACAAAAAAAGAAATTTTATTAAGGACTGTAGGGAAAATAATCAAAGAAAAGCGAAAACAAAAGGGAAAGGGAATTCTTCTTTTAGCTTATGAGTATGATATCCCGAGTAGTTCTCTTGATAAAGTTGAAAAAGGCTTAAGGGATCCTCAACTGACGACTCTTTGGCGGATTGCCAATGCTCTTGATATGACTTTTGGCGAATTTATCGCTACTTTGGAACAAAAACTGCCAAAAGATTTTCAGTTGATTGAAGAAAAATAA
- a CDS encoding U32 family peptidase — protein sequence MTELLMPAGNLEKLEYAIKYGADAVYFGMVDFSLRSMKSGEIINRFNIKSAVEKARALGAKAYMTANIFAFDEDIKNLEEKMEMIKEAAPDAIIFSDFGVLRTLKKYLPDIPLHVSTQTNTLNTEAVKFWRDNGAKRIILARELSLEQIKKIRKNVPDIELETFVHGAQCMSFSGRCLLSDYMTADERKANHGNCAQPCRWNYKLLEETRPGEYYEIEENDKWTTILSPKDLCLIEYIPALIDAGVDSFKVEGRTKSTYYVSCIAKTYKNAINDYIKNGFIDNKYYINEVLKVRHRGYTTGFFLDKNQKGNYTYQKEPSDVGNTFCAQILDKTDKGLKTLIKNNISMHEEYEFISPREQFFTKISAIVDEYGNQTEHAKTNDIVFLTFERPPLTYENGLLRR from the coding sequence ATGACTGAACTTTTGATGCCTGCAGGCAATCTTGAAAAACTGGAATATGCAATAAAATACGGTGCTGATGCGGTATATTTCGGGATGGTGGATTTTTCGCTTCGCAGCATGAAATCTGGTGAGATTATTAACCGGTTTAATATTAAATCTGCTGTGGAAAAAGCCCGTGCACTAGGAGCAAAAGCCTATATGACAGCTAATATTTTTGCATTTGATGAGGATATAAAAAACCTTGAAGAAAAAATGGAAATGATAAAAGAAGCTGCCCCTGATGCAATAATTTTTTCTGATTTTGGGGTTTTGCGCACTTTGAAAAAATATCTGCCTGATATCCCTTTGCATGTAAGTACGCAAACAAATACGCTTAATACCGAAGCGGTAAAATTTTGGCGTGACAACGGTGCAAAAAGAATTATTCTTGCCAGAGAATTATCTTTGGAGCAGATAAAAAAAATAAGAAAAAACGTGCCTGATATAGAACTTGAAACTTTTGTTCACGGCGCACAATGTATGTCATTTTCAGGACGCTGTTTATTAAGTGATTATATGACAGCAGATGAAAGAAAGGCTAATCACGGCAACTGCGCACAACCATGCCGCTGGAATTATAAACTGCTTGAAGAAACACGCCCCGGAGAGTACTACGAAATAGAAGAAAATGATAAATGGACAACTATCCTGAGTCCTAAAGATTTGTGTCTTATTGAATACATTCCTGCGCTTATTGATGCGGGGGTTGATTCTTTCAAAGTGGAAGGACGTACAAAAAGTACATATTACGTTTCCTGCATCGCGAAAACTTATAAAAATGCGATAAACGATTATATTAAAAACGGATTTATTGACAACAAATACTACATAAATGAAGTGTTAAAAGTTCGCCATAGAGGCTATACAACAGGGTTTTTTCTTGATAAAAACCAAAAAGGCAACTACACATATCAAAAAGAGCCGTCAGATGTAGGGAATACGTTTTGCGCGCAAATTTTGGATAAAACAGATAAAGGGCTAAAAACATTAATTAAAAATAATATATCTATGCATGAGGAATATGAATTTATATCCCCTAGGGAACAATTTTTTACTAAAATAAGTGCTATTGTTGATGAATACGGCAACCAAACAGAGCATGCCAAAACAAATGATATTGTATTTTTAACGTTTGAAAGACCGCCTTTAACCTATGAAAACGGATTGCTCAGAAGGTGA
- a CDS encoding acyl-CoA dehydratase activase-related protein — MKNNKKPKVSFPHMGTIYVVWGSIINSLGGTAIIPPYSSKKTLSLGTKYSPEAICLPYKLVLGNFIEAIEKGADLVIMLSSPGICRLGEYGRTVKSALENLNLVAEYYDIDLYKGKFKEMYKCIIKMTGVRNPVRIIKALILGIKKVFVLDKLENIVSYYRAREINTGGAEKIHKKIIKKIFEAYTSRDLKLAQKEGIKELRLIPLDVNREILHVDLTGEIFMVLDPFANQNIERELGRLGVQVRRSLTISSWLKDAIIPKIFLKGETHLQRAVRLARPYLTRDIGGDAIESISDIINADSKGTDGIIHISPFTCMPEIMSQNIFPTMREECKIPILPLIMDEQTGRAGYVTRLEAFVDLMKRRKRMSEGKND; from the coding sequence ATGAAAAATAATAAAAAACCAAAAGTATCATTCCCCCATATGGGTACAATATACGTAGTTTGGGGTTCTATAATAAACTCTTTAGGCGGAACAGCGATAATTCCGCCGTACTCAAGCAAAAAAACATTATCTTTAGGGACAAAATACAGCCCTGAAGCAATTTGTCTGCCGTATAAACTTGTATTGGGCAATTTTATAGAAGCGATAGAAAAAGGCGCGGACCTTGTAATAATGCTTAGCTCCCCGGGGATATGCAGGCTTGGCGAATACGGTAGAACAGTGAAAAGTGCGCTTGAGAACTTGAATTTAGTCGCAGAATACTATGATATTGACCTGTATAAGGGTAAATTCAAAGAAATGTACAAGTGCATAATAAAAATGACAGGGGTTCGTAATCCTGTCAGAATAATAAAAGCGCTTATTTTAGGTATTAAAAAAGTATTTGTGCTTGATAAACTGGAAAATATAGTTTCATACTACCGTGCAAGAGAGATAAACACAGGCGGCGCGGAGAAAATTCACAAAAAAATAATTAAGAAGATTTTTGAAGCCTACACAAGCAGGGATTTAAAACTCGCTCAAAAAGAAGGGATAAAAGAACTTAGATTAATTCCGCTTGATGTAAACAGAGAAATATTGCATGTTGATTTAACAGGCGAAATTTTTATGGTGTTAGACCCTTTTGCCAACCAAAATATAGAACGTGAACTCGGCAGATTGGGGGTACAGGTAAGACGCAGCTTAACCATAAGCAGCTGGCTGAAAGACGCTATTATTCCTAAAATATTTTTAAAAGGCGAAACCCACCTTCAAAGGGCGGTAAGGCTTGCACGACCCTATTTAACAAGGGATATAGGCGGAGATGCAATAGAATCTATAAGCGATATTATTAACGCCGACAGCAAAGGAACTGACGGGATTATACATATTTCGCCGTTTACCTGCATGCCTGAAATTATGTCGCAAAATATATTTCCTACAATGAGAGAAGAGTGCAAAATCCCCATCTTGCCCTTGATTATGGATGAGCAGACCGGACGGGCAGGTTATGTAACAAGGCTGGAAGCATTTGTGGATTTAATGAAGCGCAGAAAAAGAATGTCAGAGGGCAAAAATGACTGA
- a CDS encoding RluA family pseudouridine synthase: MTGEFFIKQEVELEDVSKRLDIYLSEILPEFSRSRIQTLIKDSSSITVNSQSSKNSYKLKLGDIITIRMPEAKELNLKAQDLNLDIIYENDDLLVVNKPFGMLTHPTGMESENTLVNGLLYHCRENLSGINGILRPGIVHRLDKDTSGLLMVAKNDFAHGHLSGQIKEKTAVRKYLTIVHGNLKEDEGTIDLPIDRHRSEKCKMAVDEKGKNAITMYKVLERFGDYTFVEAALRTGRTHQIRVHFSYLKYPLYGDKLYGGSSVKVKTTGQVLQSYSLKFINPKDNKELSFEIPPDEDLTKVLKYLRSRKQ; encoded by the coding sequence ATGACCGGAGAATTTTTCATAAAACAAGAAGTAGAGTTAGAAGATGTATCAAAACGTCTTGATATTTATCTGTCAGAAATTTTGCCCGAGTTTTCACGCAGCAGAATACAAACTCTTATAAAAGACAGCTCAAGCATAACCGTTAATTCCCAAAGTTCCAAAAATTCTTATAAACTCAAACTTGGCGATATTATAACAATCCGTATGCCCGAAGCAAAAGAGTTGAACCTCAAAGCGCAAGACCTGAACCTGGATATAATTTATGAAAATGACGATTTGCTTGTTGTTAATAAACCGTTTGGAATGCTTACCCATCCGACAGGCATGGAGAGTGAAAACACCCTTGTAAACGGGCTTTTGTATCATTGCCGCGAAAATCTCTCCGGTATAAACGGTATTTTAAGACCCGGAATTGTACACAGGCTGGACAAAGATACCTCGGGTTTATTAATGGTAGCAAAAAATGATTTTGCGCATGGGCATCTTTCAGGGCAAATTAAAGAGAAAACAGCTGTCCGAAAGTATTTAACAATAGTTCATGGCAATTTAAAAGAAGATGAAGGCACAATAGACTTGCCTATAGACAGGCATCGCAGCGAAAAATGCAAAATGGCGGTGGATGAAAAAGGGAAAAACGCAATTACCATGTATAAAGTACTGGAGCGCTTTGGTGATTATACGTTTGTGGAAGCAGCGCTAAGAACAGGACGAACACACCAAATCAGGGTACACTTTTCTTACCTTAAATATCCGCTTTACGGTGATAAATTATATGGCGGCAGCAGCGTAAAAGTAAAAACAACAGGGCAAGTTTTGCAATCATATTCGTTGAAATTTATAAATCCCAAAGATAATAAGGAGTTATCGTTTGAAATTCCCCCTGATGAAGACCTGACAAAGGTTTTGAAATATCTTCGCTCAAGAAAACAATGA
- the lspA gene encoding signal peptidase II gives MADNKIKNIIIFFSIAAICIISDQLVKFFVNQNLAFNVHYSLINNLIGVNLTYNTGAGFSIFQNQTLLLSVVSAAVSGFIIWYIFAMKNLKPAYYIALGFILGGAAGNLIDRLVYSYVIDFLRLEFINFPVFNLADIFINIGAIILIVQLFTYKK, from the coding sequence ATGGCTGATAACAAAATCAAAAATATCATCATTTTTTTCTCAATAGCTGCGATTTGTATAATATCAGACCAGCTGGTTAAATTTTTTGTTAACCAAAATTTGGCTTTTAATGTGCATTACAGCCTTATAAACAATTTAATCGGTGTGAATTTAACCTATAATACCGGGGCGGGCTTCAGTATTTTTCAAAATCAAACCTTGCTTTTGAGCGTTGTTTCGGCTGCGGTATCAGGCTTCATTATATGGTATATTTTTGCCATGAAAAATCTTAAACCCGCTTATTATATAGCCTTGGGGTTTATACTCGGCGGAGCGGCGGGCAACCTTATTGACAGATTAGTGTATTCTTATGTAATTGACTTTTTAAGGCTGGAGTTTATAAACTTTCCTGTTTTTAATCTTGCTGATATTTTTATTAATATAGGTGCTATTATTTTAATTGTGCAGTTATTTACATATAAAAAATGA
- the rpsO gene encoding 30S ribosomal protein S15, with protein MSLDATKKAEVIKKFGKSAKNTGSVEVQIALLTTNVTELTEHLKEHKKDFQGRRGLLMMVGKRKRLLAYLKKENLEKYRDLIKQLKIRG; from the coding sequence ATGTCATTAGATGCAACTAAAAAAGCGGAAGTAATAAAAAAATTCGGCAAATCTGCTAAAAATACAGGTTCTGTTGAAGTACAAATAGCGCTTTTAACAACTAATGTTACCGAGCTTACCGAACACCTTAAAGAACATAAAAAAGACTTTCAAGGCAGAAGAGGCTTGTTAATGATGGTAGGTAAAAGAAAAAGACTTCTTGCTTACTTAAAGAAAGAAAATCTGGAAAAGTACAGAGATTTGATTAAGCAACTTAAAATCAGAGGATAA